The following coding sequences lie in one Alosa alosa isolate M-15738 ecotype Scorff River chromosome 21, AALO_Geno_1.1, whole genome shotgun sequence genomic window:
- the LOC125286241 gene encoding ubiquitin-like protein 7: protein MATSDWYLSLKLIDQPKSVFQFPEAEPGDVPPGGYRIATLKQLVAAQLSDTLPDPELIEFVHCGRKLKDEQTLESYGIQSGSTLHILRKTWSEPAANAEPVNKATAAREFRLLQAALHSNAVYRDSVFKMLASKESLDQIIVATPGLSSDAVALGVLQDKDLFVQFTDPGMLDMLAQSHPALVNAIILVLHSVAGSMPAQASGSSSSRNATASSYSDMPGGFLFEGMSEDEDDFQSGSQAGSSRRQGASSGNRPASLGHSGATGPRPITQAELATALALASTPESSAVTPTTGHQSEVSSGGTSRTAGTPVTSDLFSQALQQALQASSTPSAAPQPGRWQSQMQQLRDMGIQDEDLMLRALQATNGDIQSALELIFAGGAGL from the exons ATGGCAACATCGGACTGGTATCTCTCACTGAAGCTGATTGATCAGCCCAAATCGGTTTTCCAATTCCCTGAAGCAGAACCCGGAGATGTACCACCGGGTGGCTACCGAATCGCTACACTGAAGCAACTTGTCGCTGCACAGTTATCAGATACACTACCCGATCCTGAACTTATAG AGTTTGTGCACTGCGGCCGCAAACTGAAGGATGAGCAGACTCTGGAGTCCTATGGCATCCAGTCTGGCTCGACCCTGCACATCCTTAGGAAGACCTGGTCTGAGCCTGCAGCCAATGCTG AGCCGGTGAACAAGGCCACTGCTGCCAGAGAGTTCCGTCTGCTCCAGGCGGCCCTCCACTCTAATGCTGTCTACAGAGACTCC GTGTTTAAGATGCTCGCCAGTAAAGAATCTCTGGACCAGATCATTGTTGCCACACCTGGGCTCAGCTCAGATGCTGTGGCTCTGG GTGTGCTTCAGGACAAGGATCTTTTTGTGCAGTTTACAGATCCAGGCATGCTCGACAT GTTGGCACAGTCTCACCCTGCCCTGGTGAATGCCATTATCCTGGTCCTGCACTCGGTGGCGGGCAGCATGCCCGCGCAGGCCAGCGGCAGCAGCTCCAGTCGCAATGCCACCGCCAGCTCCTACAGCGACATGCCAG GTGGCTTCCTGTTTGAAGGCATgtctgaggatgaggatgactTTCAGTCG gGCAGTCAGGCGGGCAGCTCCAGGAGGCAGGGGGCATCGTCAGGGAACCGTCCCGCCAGCCTGGGCCACAGTGGGGCCACGGGCCCTCGACCCATCACCCAGGCCGAGTTGGCCACCGCCCTGGCCCTCGCCAGCACACCTGAGAGCAGTGCCGTCACACCCACCACTGGACACCAG tcggAGGTCTCGTCTGGTGGGACATCTCGGACAGCAGGCACGCCCGTGACCTCTGACCTATTCAGCCAGGCTCTACAGCAGGCCCTACAAGCCTCCAGCACGCCTTCCGCAGCACCACAG CCTGGCCGTTGGCAGTCCCAGATGCAGCAGCTGCGAGACATGGGCATCCAGGACGAGGACCTCATGCTACGGGCACTACAGGCCACCAACGGAGACATCCAGTCCGCCCTGGAGCTCATCTTCGCTGGGGGAGCCGGCCTGTAA